The following are encoded together in the Choloepus didactylus isolate mChoDid1 chromosome 7, mChoDid1.pri, whole genome shotgun sequence genome:
- the LOC119540325 gene encoding histone-lysine N-methyltransferase NSD3-like — MDFSFFFMQGIMGNTIEPPPQLIDLANIPREGAFDYNSDVFEDGGQTPYEATLQQGFQYQPTTDLPPLTNGYPPSISMYEIQTKYQSYHQYPSGSASGLGAFRNFSPSDYYHSEISNARPHEILEKPSPPQSPPFPLEPQTQIPKKTDSPEIKLKITKSIQNGKELFESSLCGDLLDEVQASEHTKSMHESRKEKRKKSNTHDSSRSEECKSQKIPKLEPEEQNRTNERVDIASEKPREDPEPKEETLVQPILSSIPATELSTGVKFQVGDLVWSKVGTYPWWPCMVSSDPQLEVHTKINTRGAREYHVQFFSTQAERAWVHEKHVREYKGHKQYEELLSEAIKQASNHSEKQKIRKPRPQRERVQWDIGIAHAEKALKMTQEERIEQYTFIYTDNQQPEEALSQTKKNIASKTEVKKSRRPRSVLNTQPDQASAREVTCSISNTEIRRHNQRRHTCVEEEERPPDKVAWKTAAGRKPLPASITMHKRGLDLQKLNMTPLVKTEQVFALQNATGDGKFINQFVYSVKEISVKGQDRLIISTPNQRNEKATQNISPPEAKSGPTGSVEKKQQRRSMRTRSESENSIEVVPKKKIKKEEVGFLQVES; from the coding sequence AtggatttctctttctttttcatgcaAGGAATCATGGGAAACACGATTGAGCCACCACCTCAACTCATTGACCTCGCCAACATCCCTCGAGAAGGTGCCTTTGATTACAACAGTGACGTTTTTGAAGATGGTGGCCAAACACCGTATGAAGCTACCTTGCAACAAGGTTTTCAGTACCAACCTACAACAGATCTTCCTCCACTGACAAATGGATATCCACCATCAATCAGCATGTATGAAATTCAAACCAAATACCAGTCATATCATCAGTATCCCAGTGGGTCGGCCAGTGGCCTTGGTGCATTTAGAAACTTTAGCCCCTCTGACTATTATCATTCAGAAATCTCAAACGCTAGACCACATGAAATTCTGGAAAAGCCTTCCCCTCCACAGTCACCACCTTTTCCTTTGGAACCACAAACTCAGATTCCAAAGAAGACTGACTCACctgaaattaaactaaaaataacCAAAAGTATCCAGAATGGCAAGGAATTGTTTGAGTCTTCCCTTTGTGGAGACCTTTTAGATGAAGTACAGGCAAGTGAGCACACAAAGTCAATgcatgaaagcagaaaagaaaagaggaaaaaaagtaataCGCATGACTCATCTAGATCTGAAGAGTGCAAATCACAGAAAATCCCCAAATTAGAACCAGAGGAACAAAATAGAACAAATGAGAGGGTTGACATTGCTTCAGAAAAACCAAGAGAAGATCCAGAACCAAAAGAGGAAACCCTAGTTCAGCCGATATTATCTTCCATTCCAGCAACAGAACTGTCCACAGGTGTCAAGTTCCAGGTTGGCGATCTTGTTTGGTCTAAAGTGGGAACCTATCCTTGGTGGCCTTGTATGGTTTCAAGTGATCCCCAGCTCGAGGTTCATACCAAAATTAACACAAGAGGTGCCCGGGAGTACCACGTCCAGTTTTTTAGTACTCAGGCAGAGAGAGCATGGGTTCATGAAAAGCATGTACGGGAATATAAAGGTCATAAACAGTATGAAGAATTACTGTCTGAGGCAATCAAACAAGCCAGCAATCACTCTGAGAAACAAAAAATTCGGAAACCCCGACCTCAGAGAGAACGTGTTCAATGGGATATTGGTATTGCCCATGCAGAGAAAGCATTGAAAATGACCCAGGAAGAAAGAATAGAACAGTATACCTTCATCTATACTGATAACCAACAACCTGAGGAGGCTTTGtctcaaacaaaaaagaatattgcCTCCAAAACCGAAGTTAAAAAATCCCGAAGACCAAGATCGGTGCTGAACACTCAGCCAGACCAGGCCAGTGCAAGGGAGGTGACCTGCTCGATATCAAATACTGAGATTCGGAGACACAACCAGAGGCGACACACATGTGTGGAAGAGGAAGAGCGGCCGCCTGATAAAGTAGCCTGGAAAACAGCAGCAGGGAGGAAGCCCTTACCAGCCTCCATTACGATGCACAAAAGGGGCCTGGATTTACAGAAGCTCAACATGACTCCACTTGTGAAAACTGAACAAGTGTTTGCTCTTCAGAATGCCACCGGAGATGGGAAGTTTATCAATCAGTTTGTTTATTCAGTGAAGGAAATAAGTGTCAAGGGACAAGACAGGCTTATAATTTCTACACCaaaccagagaaatgaaaaagcaaCTCAGAATATATCACCTCCTGAAGCAAAATCTGGTCCTACGGGCTCAGTAGAAAAGAAGCAACAGAGAAGATCAATGAGAACTCGTTCTGAATCAGAGAATTCCATTGAGGTTGTGCCAAAGAAGAAGATCAAAAAGGAGGAGGTTGGATTCCTACAGGTAGAGAGTTAA